From the Leptospira sp. WS60.C2 genome, one window contains:
- a CDS encoding F0F1 ATP synthase subunit B, whose protein sequence is MVLLAASGFNLLKVNPGLVIWTLVTFSVVVFVLKKFAWDKILHALEERASGIQGDINKAESLRVEAEKSLKEYKDQLFQATEEAHRIVDEAKKDAVALRTRLTEEAHNEVKSIKDNAVREIELAKSRALSELQNQIVEMSVLIASEILEKQLKKEDYASFVEKEIAKLDKLKIK, encoded by the coding sequence TTGGTACTCCTCGCGGCTTCCGGCTTCAATTTGCTGAAAGTCAATCCGGGTCTGGTCATCTGGACCCTGGTCACTTTCTCAGTTGTTGTCTTCGTTCTTAAAAAATTTGCATGGGACAAGATCCTTCATGCTCTCGAAGAACGTGCTTCCGGCATCCAAGGTGATATCAACAAAGCGGAATCTCTTCGTGTTGAAGCAGAAAAGTCTTTAAAAGAATACAAAGACCAACTCTTCCAAGCAACAGAAGAAGCACACAGAATTGTCGATGAAGCTAAGAAAGATGCAGTTGCTCTCCGCACTCGGTTGACGGAAGAAGCACACAATGAAGTAAAAAGTATCAAAGATAACGCTGTTCGAGAGATCGAACTTGCAAAAAGCAGAGCCTTGTCTGAGTTACAAAACCAAATTGTGGAAATGTCCGTTCTCATCGCGAGTGAGATCTTGGAGAAACAATTGAAGAAGGAAGACTATGCTTCCTTTGTTGAAAAAGAGATCGCTAAACTCGATAAACTTAAAATAAAATGA
- a CDS encoding P-II family nitrogen regulator produces MKLVIAIIQPHKLEEVKNELTKNEIYRLTVSDVQGYGQQKGKTEVFRGHEYQVNLLRKVRLEIAVNDEFVKPTVDAILKAAKTGPEGKIGDGKIFVMPLEEVIRIRSGERGNKAI; encoded by the coding sequence ATGAAATTAGTCATTGCAATCATTCAACCACACAAATTGGAAGAAGTAAAAAACGAACTCACAAAGAATGAAATATATCGTCTAACAGTGAGTGATGTTCAAGGATATGGACAACAAAAAGGCAAAACAGAAGTGTTTCGCGGACACGAATACCAAGTGAACTTGTTACGAAAAGTTCGATTGGAAATCGCTGTCAACGATGAATTTGTAAAACCAACAGTCGATGCCATTCTAAAAGCGGCCAAAACTGGTCCAGAGGGTAAAATCGGAGATGGGAAAATCTTCGTCATGCCGTTGGAAGAAGTGATTCGCATCCGAAGTGGTGAACGAGGGAACAAAGCAATTTAA
- a CDS encoding glutathione peroxidase, translating to MAEEFYKIKVKRGSEEIPMEQFKDKVLLIVNTASQCGFTPQYKGLQETYDRWKNKGFEILAFPCNQFGEQEPGSYAEIKLFCEKTFSTTFPIFSKLEVNGPNTDPLYSHLKKSAPGIFGSLDIKWNFTKFLVDKNGNVVKRYAPITKPEAIEKDIEKLVQG from the coding sequence ATGGCAGAAGAATTTTATAAAATTAAAGTGAAGCGCGGTTCTGAGGAAATCCCGATGGAGCAGTTTAAAGACAAAGTGTTGCTAATTGTGAATACAGCGAGTCAATGTGGGTTCACTCCTCAATACAAAGGATTGCAAGAAACATATGATCGTTGGAAGAATAAGGGATTTGAAATTTTAGCATTCCCTTGCAACCAATTCGGAGAACAAGAACCAGGATCTTATGCAGAAATAAAATTATTTTGCGAAAAGACATTTTCAACAACCTTCCCAATTTTTTCCAAGCTTGAAGTAAATGGGCCTAATACGGATCCACTCTATTCACATTTGAAAAAAAGTGCACCAGGTATTTTTGGTTCTCTTGATATCAAATGGAATTTTACAAAGTTCCTCGTTGATAAAAATGGAAATGTAGTGAAGCGTTATGCTCCTATTACAAAACCAGAAGCGATCGAAAAGGATATTGAAAAACTTGTCCAAGGCTAA
- the atpE gene encoding ATP synthase F0 subunit C, protein MEFGLGYIAVGLAAGLALLGAGIGIGRIGGSVAESISRQPEAAGKIQLVLYVAAGMIEGAALFAVVIALLIALKLNGSIDKTIGAGATKVEQGQ, encoded by the coding sequence ATGGAATTCGGTTTAGGATACATCGCAGTAGGACTCGCAGCAGGACTTGCATTACTTGGTGCAGGAATCGGTATTGGTAGAATTGGTGGATCAGTGGCAGAAAGCATTAGCCGCCAACCAGAAGCAGCGGGAAAGATCCAACTCGTTCTTTACGTAGCAGCAGGTATGATTGAAGGTGCAGCACTTTTCGCAGTGGTAATCGCTCTTCTTATCGCGCTCAAACTCAATGGCTCAATTGATAAAACAATTGGTGCTGGTGCCACTAAAGTAGAACAAGGACAATAG
- a CDS encoding ammonium transporter, translating into MNVQMVIRPVLLCFLFLLPNLLLADGETTVANQIDKSDTTWMLVSSAFVFFMIPGLSLFYGGIVRSKNVLSTMMHSFVAMIVMTLQWTIFGYSLAFSGDNPYVGNFDLAFLDGIDLNSTLGTIPTYVHFLFQGMFAIITPALISGAIAERIKLSAYILFILVWSTLVYDPVAHWVWAESGWLFKMNALDFAGGTVVHLISGIAGLSAAIVIGKRKGDPSLLTHPNNMTYTLLGSGLLWFGWFGFNAGSGLAVNGLAARAFLVTLVAPAAAGASWLLIEWYHTKKATALGAASGIVAGLVVITPASGFVGIKGAIIMGLLVSPICYLAILLKGKFKYDDTLDAFGIHGAGGAFGAILTGIFALELAEGMTFGDQMMAQVISVVATGFYSFVVSYLLALVIEKTIGFRIEEDKEITGLDQEIHGEKGYDIR; encoded by the coding sequence ATGAATGTACAAATGGTCATAAGGCCTGTATTACTCTGTTTTTTGTTTCTTTTGCCAAATCTACTATTGGCAGATGGCGAAACAACAGTAGCAAACCAAATCGATAAATCAGATACAACATGGATGTTAGTTTCATCAGCATTTGTGTTTTTTATGATTCCTGGTCTTTCCTTGTTTTATGGAGGGATCGTTCGTTCTAAAAATGTTTTATCAACGATGATGCATAGTTTTGTTGCGATGATCGTCATGACACTACAGTGGACCATCTTCGGATACAGCTTAGCTTTTTCTGGAGACAATCCTTACGTAGGCAATTTTGATTTGGCCTTCCTAGATGGAATTGATTTGAATTCTACCTTAGGCACTATCCCAACCTATGTTCATTTTTTATTCCAAGGGATGTTTGCTATCATCACACCTGCACTCATCTCAGGAGCAATTGCTGAAAGAATCAAACTTTCTGCTTATATTCTTTTCATTCTCGTATGGTCTACGTTAGTCTATGATCCAGTAGCTCATTGGGTTTGGGCAGAATCTGGCTGGTTGTTCAAAATGAATGCCTTGGATTTTGCTGGAGGGACTGTTGTACATTTGATTTCAGGTATTGCTGGTTTATCTGCTGCGATTGTCATTGGCAAACGAAAGGGAGACCCATCTCTTTTAACCCATCCCAATAACATGACATATACTCTCCTTGGATCGGGATTATTATGGTTTGGATGGTTTGGTTTTAATGCGGGCTCTGGTCTTGCCGTAAATGGTCTTGCTGCTCGAGCCTTTTTGGTCACTTTGGTTGCGCCCGCTGCAGCGGGAGCAAGTTGGTTACTCATTGAATGGTATCATACAAAAAAGGCAACAGCTCTAGGAGCAGCTTCAGGCATTGTAGCCGGATTAGTGGTTATCACTCCTGCATCTGGTTTTGTTGGTATCAAAGGTGCAATCATTATGGGTTTACTAGTATCACCTATCTGCTATTTGGCGATTCTTCTAAAAGGTAAGTTTAAGTATGATGATACATTGGATGCTTTCGGAATCCATGGTGCAGGTGGTGCCTTTGGAGCCATCTTAACTGGTATTTTTGCATTAGAATTAGCAGAAGGTATGACATTCGGTGATCAAATGATGGCACAAGTGATAAGTGTTGTGGCAACAGGATTTTATTCTTTTGTTGTTTCCTATTTACTTGCATTAGTCATCGAAAAAACAATTGGCTTCAGAATTGAGGAAGATAAAGAAATCACTGGACTCGACCAAGAGATTCATGGTGAAAAAGGATATGATATAAGGTAA
- a CDS encoding MarR family winged helix-turn-helix transcriptional regulator, with the protein MSKAKSQKEEVLLLKNQICFSMYSSMHRLMKLYRPLLAEIGLTYPQYLVMLVMWEDEIATVSKIGEKLQLDSGTLTPLLKRLQLMGLVQRIRSERDERIVEIVLTKKGKTLREKAKPIPEQIFCLSGIAESQAGQLKQILDQLGK; encoded by the coding sequence TTGTCCAAGGCTAAATCACAAAAGGAAGAGGTTCTTTTGCTGAAGAACCAAATTTGTTTTTCGATGTACTCTTCCATGCATCGACTGATGAAACTCTATCGTCCGCTTCTTGCGGAAATAGGGTTAACTTATCCACAATACCTTGTTATGCTTGTTATGTGGGAAGACGAAATTGCTACAGTAAGTAAAATAGGCGAAAAGCTTCAGCTGGATTCTGGAACTTTAACGCCACTATTAAAAAGACTCCAACTTATGGGTCTCGTTCAAAGAATCCGAAGTGAAAGGGACGAACGAATTGTGGAGATTGTCTTAACAAAGAAAGGCAAAACCTTGCGAGAAAAAGCCAAGCCAATCCCCGAGCAAATTTTCTGTCTCTCTGGGATTGCTGAATCGCAAGCTGGTCAGTTGAAACAAATTTTGGACCAATTGGGCAAATAA
- the atpB gene encoding F0F1 ATP synthase subunit A, whose amino-acid sequence MENKSKYRFFLSFLLVFSLSFTNVFANDSEGHSSDEGFDFSEVMAHHLGDAPIFPLNFGGSIVTEGQPGFDAENNDVFVNHDGVKYHYVGGLDLHITKRVTMMWIACFFMFIVFIPAANLISKNPKKVHSKFTSGVEAFVSYLKENVVDSSLDHHGHSYYHYIFSLFFFILFCNLFGLIPSVGELTVATSDALVAVGVFEHTPHSLHTFGEIWSGITPTGDISVTLSLASITLLTIYGTAFSYQGISFVAHAVPKGVPLPLWPLMWVLEFIVTHIARSFALTMRLLANMTAGHVMILALLGFIFMSESWMIAPVSVLSSVLIYFLELLVAFLQAFIFSLLTTVFIGTVMHRH is encoded by the coding sequence GTGGAAAATAAGTCTAAATATCGGTTTTTTTTATCATTTTTATTAGTTTTTTCCCTTAGTTTTACGAATGTTTTTGCAAACGATTCGGAAGGGCACAGCTCTGATGAGGGCTTCGATTTCAGCGAAGTGATGGCACACCACTTAGGTGATGCTCCGATCTTCCCTCTGAACTTCGGTGGTTCTATCGTCACAGAAGGACAACCTGGTTTCGATGCAGAAAACAATGATGTGTTCGTAAACCACGATGGGGTCAAGTATCACTATGTGGGTGGACTTGACCTTCACATCACGAAACGCGTCACTATGATGTGGATCGCTTGTTTCTTTATGTTCATCGTTTTCATCCCAGCGGCAAACCTGATCTCAAAAAACCCAAAAAAAGTGCACAGCAAATTCACTTCGGGTGTAGAAGCATTCGTGAGTTACTTAAAAGAAAACGTAGTCGATTCTTCTCTCGACCACCACGGGCATTCTTACTACCATTACATCTTCTCTTTGTTTTTCTTTATTCTGTTCTGTAACTTATTTGGTCTCATCCCTTCTGTAGGGGAGTTAACTGTAGCTACCTCTGATGCACTTGTTGCCGTTGGAGTTTTTGAGCACACACCACATTCCCTTCATACGTTTGGAGAGATTTGGTCTGGTATCACACCAACTGGTGACATCAGTGTCACATTATCTCTTGCCTCTATTACATTACTTACGATTTACGGAACTGCATTTTCTTACCAAGGTATTTCCTTCGTAGCACACGCGGTTCCTAAGGGAGTACCTCTCCCTCTCTGGCCACTCATGTGGGTTCTAGAGTTTATTGTCACTCATATTGCCCGATCGTTTGCGTTAACCATGAGGTTACTTGCCAACATGACAGCAGGACACGTTATGATCCTTGCGTTACTTGGGTTTATCTTTATGAGTGAAAGTTGGATGATTGCACCTGTTTCTGTTCTCAGTTCAGTGCTCATCTACTTTTTAGAACTACTTGTAGCATTTCTACAAGCGTTCATTTTCTCACTGCTCACAACCGTGTTCATCGGAACTGTGATGCATAGACATTAA
- a CDS encoding thiamine pyrophosphate-dependent enzyme gives MWERITVSQYIIQFLESKRIQWIPGVPGGTILPLYESLAASSIKHVLARHEQGAGFIAQGIARSKGEVSVVFVSSGPGVANLITAVADAYRDSVPMLVFSGQVPTPLKGTDAFQELDTERIVSSLVKKAYSIKDPNLIPVVLQEAYQIASEGKKGPVWIDLPKDIQTKTIPWKENQSFETNYFLSGLNHDKKTIILGETTSLNLFQSQWKQCFADAKFPLLYLGGGAKKESRRFREIVKQYQIPAVTTLMGLGIFEKNDPMNLGMMGMHGTIAANEALGVCDLLIAIGVRFDDRAIGNKDSFCPNAKIVHIDIDANEIGKIKKPDLSLKKDISEVISYLFPIPIEESLLNPQNTGDKGYLQQIEIWKQIPEIHPAKELITSFASLIPNKDHFVITDVGQHQMWVAQYYPFLNPNHWITSGGQGTMGFGLPTSIGVSLANQNSPVYCFTGDGSIMMNLQELATLKEFNLNVKIILMNNQHLGLVKQQQDLFYGNVYSGSKIHFLPNFQSVCGAFEIPYMNWEKDQNDSDLRSLLGEPGPGFVEINIPSDWGVYPFVPGCKSNQEYILDLVKC, from the coding sequence ATGTGGGAAAGGATCACAGTCAGTCAGTATATCATTCAATTTTTAGAATCAAAAAGGATCCAATGGATTCCAGGAGTTCCTGGTGGAACTATTTTACCGTTATATGAAAGTTTGGCGGCATCAAGTATCAAACACGTACTTGCTAGGCATGAACAAGGAGCTGGTTTTATTGCGCAAGGGATAGCTCGCAGTAAAGGAGAGGTGAGTGTCGTATTTGTTTCTTCTGGCCCTGGTGTTGCCAATCTCATTACAGCTGTCGCTGATGCATACAGAGATTCAGTGCCGATGTTAGTGTTTTCTGGGCAAGTGCCAACTCCTTTAAAAGGAACAGATGCATTCCAAGAATTGGATACAGAGCGAATTGTTTCATCTCTTGTAAAAAAAGCGTACTCCATTAAAGATCCAAATTTGATTCCAGTGGTTTTGCAAGAAGCGTATCAGATCGCATCGGAAGGAAAAAAAGGTCCTGTTTGGATTGATCTTCCAAAAGACATTCAAACAAAAACGATTCCTTGGAAAGAGAATCAAAGTTTTGAAACCAACTATTTCTTATCCGGGCTCAACCATGATAAGAAAACAATCATTTTGGGGGAGACGACTTCTCTCAATTTGTTTCAGAGCCAATGGAAACAGTGTTTCGCAGACGCAAAGTTTCCTTTGTTGTATTTGGGTGGCGGGGCAAAAAAAGAATCCAGACGTTTTCGCGAAATTGTCAAACAATATCAAATACCAGCTGTCACAACACTTATGGGACTTGGTATATTCGAAAAGAATGATCCAATGAATTTGGGTATGATGGGAATGCATGGAACCATCGCGGCCAATGAAGCCTTGGGTGTTTGTGATTTACTCATTGCGATAGGTGTTCGCTTTGACGATCGTGCCATTGGAAACAAAGATTCGTTTTGTCCAAATGCAAAGATCGTCCATATTGATATAGATGCTAACGAAATTGGGAAAATTAAAAAACCGGATTTGAGTTTGAAAAAAGATATATCGGAAGTGATTTCGTACCTATTCCCGATTCCTATAGAAGAGTCTCTTCTTAATCCACAAAACACTGGGGATAAAGGTTATTTGCAACAAATAGAGATATGGAAACAAATTCCAGAGATCCATCCTGCAAAAGAATTGATCACTTCCTTTGCCTCTCTTATCCCAAACAAGGATCATTTTGTCATCACTGATGTGGGACAACACCAAATGTGGGTGGCGCAGTATTATCCATTTCTAAATCCTAATCATTGGATCACATCTGGTGGACAAGGCACAATGGGATTTGGATTGCCTACGTCCATTGGGGTATCTTTGGCAAACCAAAATTCACCTGTTTATTGTTTTACGGGTGACGGCTCGATCATGATGAATCTTCAAGAGTTGGCAACATTAAAAGAATTCAATCTGAATGTAAAAATCATTCTTATGAATAATCAGCATTTGGGTTTAGTGAAACAGCAACAAGATTTGTTTTATGGAAATGTTTATTCTGGATCAAAGATTCATTTTCTTCCAAACTTTCAAAGCGTATGTGGTGCATTTGAGATTCCCTATATGAATTGGGAGAAAGATCAAAATGATTCCGATTTACGGTCTTTGTTAGGAGAACCTGGACCAGGTTTTGTGGAAATCAATATTCCATCTGATTGGGGAGTGTATCCATTTGTTCCTGGTTGTAAGTCGAACCAAGAATATATCTTAGATTTGGTAAAATGTTAA
- a CDS encoding AtpZ/AtpI family protein, whose translation MTDPNKPSSGKKETSPLAMAGAGFEFVSSIVFFVLGGYYLDEYLKSEPLWLLVGFFLGFVFAFYSLIKRAKENE comes from the coding sequence GTGACAGATCCAAACAAACCATCTTCTGGCAAAAAGGAAACATCTCCTTTGGCCATGGCAGGAGCGGGATTTGAATTCGTTTCCTCAATCGTTTTCTTTGTATTGGGAGGTTATTATCTAGATGAATATTTAAAATCAGAACCTCTATGGTTACTCGTTGGATTTTTTCTAGGATTTGTCTTTGCTTTTTATTCTCTCATCAAACGAGCCAAGGAAAACGAGTGA